The following is a genomic window from Mycobacterium parmense.
CATGGCCTCCGGGTACTCGGTGAAGGCCTGGCCGCCGACCACCAGTTCGTCGGGGTTGAGCATGTCGCGCAGCAGGGCGACCGCCTCGCCGAGGACACGGGCGCGCTCCGCCAGCAGCTCTTGGGCCTGCGGGTTGCCGGCCCGGGCCACCCGCACCAGATCGGTGACGCCGGTGGTGGCGCGGCCCGCGGGGCCGCCGGGGACGACCTTGAGCCTGCGGGCGGCGGCCAGGACGGCCTCGTCGCTCACGGTCGATTCCAATTGGCCTGTGCCGCCGAGCAATTCGGAATAGGCGGGCAGGGTCGCGATGGTGCCGGGGCCGCTGGCCGGGCAGTGCACCCGCCCGCCGATCACCAACGCATAGCCCACGGTCTCGCGGGCGTAGACGTACAGACTGGTCGGCGAGCTCGGCCGAAATCGGCGCATGCCCAGGAGCAGCTCGGCGCCGGCCATGGCGTCGACGTGGGAGGCCACCGATACCGGCAGGTGCAGCGCGTCGGCCAGCACCGGACCGACGGGCGCCTGCCGCCAGCCCAGTCGGGGGTGGTCGACGTGCCCGGTGGCGCCGTCGACCGTGCCACCGATGGCCACCCCCACCCACAGCGGGCGGCGCCGGTGCCAGCGCTGCAGGTAGCGCCCCGCGCTCTCGGCCAGCGAGGCCAGCGCGGGACCGGCGGGGCTGAGCGGCGTCGGTGTCTCGACCGTGTCAAGTGTGCGGCCGAACAGGTCGGTGGCCACGATGCTGGTGGTCTTGGCCCCGATGTGGAT
Proteins encoded in this region:
- a CDS encoding ROK family transcriptional regulator, whose amino-acid sequence is MLPPALHIPDSAAASVFRAVRLHGPVGRDVIARVTSLSIATVNRQVIALLDAGLLRERADLAVSGAIGRPRVPVEINHEPFVTLGIHIGAKTTSIVATDLFGRTLDTVETPTPLSPAGPALASLAESAGRYLQRWHRRRPLWVGVAIGGTVDGATGHVDHPRLGWRQAPVGPVLADALHLPVSVASHVDAMAGAELLLGMRRFRPSSPTSLYVYARETVGYALVIGGRVHCPASGPGTIATLPAYSELLGGTGQLESTVSDEAVLAAARRLKVVPGGPAGRATTGVTDLVRVARAGNPQAQELLAERARVLGEAVALLRDMLNPDELVVGGQAFTEYPEAMEHVERAFAARSVLSPRDIRVTAFGNRVQEAGAGTVSLGGLYANPLGAMRRAGALDAPLRDVPADESSA